The following nucleotide sequence is from Methylocella sp..
GACACTTTGTTCAAATGGAACGGAAACCACCGCGGCAGATGCATGATCTCCACGGGCATGACGGGCACGCCGCGCCAAGGGACCTCGCCATAGAGCGCCAGCAGCGAACGCGTGAAGACGTTGGTCGAAGCCGCGCCGCCATGCGCGAGAATCGCGGTCCGCGCCCGCTTCATATGGGCCGCATCGGGCGAATCGCCTATTACCTTCAGCGCGAAATAGGCCTTGACGCTGCTGCTGATATTGAAAGCGCCATCGGTGAACAGCGGCCAGCCGTCGTGGTCGGCCTGATGACGCCGGAGATAATTGCCGATCTTGGCTTCCAGCTCCGCGTCGGCCGGATCGCCCAGGAAATGCCGGAACAGAATATATTCCGCCGGAATCGAGACATCCGCTTCGAGTTCGAAAACGAAGTGACCATCTGGCCGTTGGACTGCGAGAAGCGCCTGCGTCGATTGCCCGATCGCAGCCTCGATTTCGCTGAGCCGGATTTCGGGCGCGGATTGCTTTACCGCGGCATCCGAATCAAATGTGTCCGTCACCTCCACCGCCTTTTCCCATTCAAAACACACGTCACAGCAATTGCGCGACGACTTCCGCCGCGCGATTGCCCGACCGTATAGCGCCCTCAATCGTCGCGGGGAGTCCCGTCGCCGTCCAATCGCCGGCCAGCGTCAGATTAGCCATGTTTGTTCGAGCCTTCGGACGACGCCTGTTTTCTTCCGGCGTCGCAGCGAAAGTAGCCCGCTTCTCCTTGATGATTTGCCACGGGGGAAGCGGCTTATCAATATGTGTCGCTTCTGCAACTTCCGCCCAGATTCGCATGGCAAGCTCTTCCCGCGCGATATCGAGGAGACGATCGGCCCCGCTGATCGTCACCGAGAGGCGATCCTGAAACGCGAACACCCATTCGATTGTGCCGTTCACGACGCCAAGAATGGGAGGTAAGTCCCTTGGCGGCGCGATCTTGAAATGGGCGTTGACGATCGCGCGAAAGTTTTGCGGCGCCTCGAGGTCCGGGACGAGGTCCTGCGCGATTTGTGGCGGAACCGCGAGAATGACCTGATCGGCGGGGCCGAGTTGCGCGCTCGCGTCGCCGAAATCGAGCGCTGCGGCGCGCTCCCCGACGAATTCGATTTTCCGCAACCGGTGGTCGAGCCGCACATCCGCGCCGCGCATTGAAAGATAGGCGATGGCGGGTTCAATGAAGGCCGCCGAGAGGCCGTGCGCAATGATCGGACGGCAAGCGTCTCCGCCCCGCGCCAGAGTTTCGTGGACGACGGCGGCGGCAAGATGAGAGGAGCCCTCGCCCGGTTCGGTGTTCAGAGCAGCGAGCAGAAACGGGCGCCAAAGCCGCTCGTAAAGCGCGCCCTTGCACGCCATCGCCGTATCGATCCGCTTATCCGGCCCCGGCAAAAGAAGTCCAAACAGCGCGAGATAATCCCACCAGCCCGTGTCGGGGACGCGGCGGTCCCTTGCGAAGATCCACCAGGGCAGCGGGCCGGCGTTCGGACGCACGCGCCAGTTTTTCTTGGCGGCGAGATCGACGAACGCGAAATCGGCCTCCGCGGCGCTGGCAAGAGCGCGTGCGCCTCCGGTCATGCGCAAAAATTCCAGCGCCTCGCGATTTCCCGACAACAGCAAATGATTGCCATTGTCAATGACCATGCCGAGCGTCGCGTCGAAATAGGAGCGACAGCGTCCCCCGGCCTGACGCGCGGCCTCATAGACCACGATCGTGCGCGAGCCGTCGGCCAAGCGCGCCGCGGCGGCGAGACCGGCAAGCCCGGCCCCGATGACATGCACGACGGGCTTGGTCATTACATCAGACCGTAGCGCAACACCGCCAGCAGGATGCGATGTTTTGGCGTGCGAATCCGTACGCGCGGCGGCGCAAAGCCGCGTTCGCGCAAGCGGGCGAGTATTGGCTGATACGCCTCGGTCATGATGATCGGCGCGCGCACGCTTTGACGCGAACACCGCGCCATGATCGCCCGCGCCTCGCGAAAATGGTTTTCCGCACGCGCGATGACCGGAGCGCAGGCCTCTGCCAGAGCCGGATGCGCCAATGCCGCTTGCGGCGAGGTCTCGTGGATTCCCGCGCCAATGAGGGCTTCGCGCGGCAGATAAAGCCGCCCGATCGCGGCATCCTCGTCGAGATCGCGCAAGATATTGGTGAGCTGGAAGGCGCGGCCGAGATGGTGCGCGAGCGCCTCGCCCTCCTTTCTCGGAACGCCAAATACCCGCACGGAAAGGCGCCCGACCGCACTCGCCACGCGGTCGCAATAGAGATCGAGCGTCGCGAGATCGGGCGCCCTTATGTCGGCGTCGACATCCATCTCCATGCCGTCGATGACGGCGAGAAAATCCTCGCGTTGCAGGTCGAATGCGGCGACCGCGGCGACGAGGCCCGCGGGCAGATGCGGCGGCGGCGACCCGGCGTAGAGAGCGTCGATGTCCCGGCGCCATTGCGCCAGCGCCGCCTTGCGGGGCGCAAGGGGGCCGCCGTCGTCCGCGATATCGTCGACGGCGCGGCAAAACGAATAAATTTCAAACATCCCCTCGCGGCGCGGGCGCGGAAGAATGCGCATCGCGGCGTAAAAAGAGCTGCCCCGCGAATGCGCGGCGGCGGCGGCGCAGCCAGCTTGCACAGCGCCGCTCGTCATGCGCCGCCCGCCTGCTTGATAGCCGCCGGAGCTTTTCGGCGCGCGACAGTCGCAAGGCCGGATAAGACGCCGACGCACGTCCAGCCGATGAATGCGGGCTTGCCGAGATGAACCTTTTCGCTCAGCGGATCGCGCTGGCCGAGAAGCTGGTTGAGACGGCGCGCCAGCCTTGCAATCACCGCCGTCTCGAGGCGGAGCCGGAAATCGCGAACGCCCCCCGGCAAACCAACCCCGACATCGATCAGGGCGTCGGTTTTCGCCACGAGGCCGTTGATGCAAGCCCGCAACTCGGGCGATGCTTTTTTCGCGGTCAGCGCTTCGACGCCGATGCCTTGGGCGTCGAGGGCGTCCTGCGGAATATAGACGCGATCGAGGTTGCGGTAATCCGCGGCGCAATCCTGCAGATGATTGATGACCTGGAGCGCGGAGCAAAGCGCATCGGAAGCCGGCCAAGTCGCCTCGCTTTCGCCGTGAACGTCGAGGACGAAACGCCCGACCGGGGCTGCGGAATAGGCGCAATACTCCATCAGCTCATCCCAGCTCGCATAGCGATTCTTGACCGCATCCTTGCGGAATGCGCGCAAAACATCGAGCGCATGGCGCGGGGACAGGTTTTTTTCGGCGAGAATGGCGCGAAGCGGCCTTGCCGCCGCGATCTCATCGCTGCGTCCAAGCAGCGCCGCCTCGAACGCATCGAGGCCGGCGAGTTTTTGGCTGGAGGTGAGCGCGCCATTATCGACCACATCGTCAGCGCCGCGCACGAAACGATAATAGGCCAGAATCGCAGCCCGATATTGCGGCGCAATCAGCATGGATGCGACGGGGAAATTTTCCTGCGTATGGGTCTTCGACTGTTCGACCTCGAGCTCGCTCATTGCAGGTGCCCGTTCTTGGAGAACCACGCCAAAGCGTCCTGAAGGGCCTCGCGATAGGGTCGCGCCACATAGCCAAGCTCACGTTCGGCTTTGGCCGAGCTAAAGAACATCCGGTGTTTCGACATCCGCAATCCGTCCACCGTCACAAACGGCTCTCGCTGCGTTAAATGGGCTGCAGCCTCCGCCGCGAGCGCGAAAGGATAAAGCAGCTGGCGCGGAAAGCGAATCCTCGGCGGCTTGCGGCCGCAAAGTTCCGCTATATCCCCCAACATGCCGGCGAGCGACACATCCTGTCCGCCCAAAATATAATGCTCGCCAAGCTTGCCTTTGCGCAGCGCCGCGAGGTGCCCGCCAGCCACATCGTCGACATGCACAAGATTGAGGCCCGTGTCGACATAGCCGGGAATGCGGCCGAGCGCCGCTTCGACGATGATGCGCCCCGTCGGCGTCGGCTTGACGTCGCGCGGCCCGATTGGCGTCGAAGGATGCACGATCACGGCGGGCAAACGATCGCGCGCAATCATATCGACCACAATCTGCTCGGCGACAATCTTACTGTGCTTATAAGCGCCGATCGCGCGCGACTCGGGAAGACGCATCGTCTCATCGGCGGGGACGACGCCGGAGGGGCAGGCGATGGTCGCAACGCTGCTCGTATAAACAATGCGCTCCACGCCTTTCGACAGCGCCGCCTGCATGAGAATGCGCGTTCCCTCGCGATTATTTCGTAGAATCTCTTGGGGATAGCGCGCCCAGAGCCGATAATCGGCGGCGACATGGAACAGAAAACGCACCCCCGCCATGGCGACGGCGACGGATTCGGGCTCGCACATATCGCCTTCGACCACTTCAACGTCGAGATCAGCCAGATTGATTCGGCGCGCCGTCGGCCGCAGCAGCGTCCGCACGCTATAGCCGGATCGCACCAAGGCATGCGTCACGGCGGATCCGACGAAGCCCGAGGCTCCTGTGACTAGCACCTTGTCACCCGCCACGCCGTCTCGCCCTCCGTCGCAATCGCAAATCGCGTCATGCCTCCAGTTCGGGGCAATATCACCTATGCCGTCATCTCAGCAACAGGGGCTTAAGCACTCAGTTGTGATGCTGCGGCGATCGCGCTCTGGCGCGGACGCCCGCTGAGAGGTATGAACGCGCTCAAATCCAAATAGGCAGAAATTCAACAAGAGAGTTTTTATGAGTCTGATCGCCGAGCTTTCCGGAGCCGAACTCGAATCGCGGCGGCGCGAGGTCCAAGCCAAGTATGATGCATTTCGCGGGCGGGGCTTCAAGCTGGATATGACGCGCGGCAAGCCTGCGGCCGATCAGCTCGATCTTGCAAACGGCATGCTCGCCCTGCCCGGGAATGGCGATTATTTCAGCGCTGCGGGCGAAGACGGCCGCAACTACGGCAATTTGCAAGGCCTTGCCGAGGCGCGCGCGCTGTTTTCGCCAATTCTCGGCGCGCCGCCCGAGCAGATCGTCGTCGGCGACAATTCCAGCCTCGCCTTGATGCATGACTGCGTCGTTTATGCCCTTTTGAAAGGCGTTCCAGGCTCGAAGCGCCCCTGGTCGAAAGAGGAGCAGGTCGCCTTCATCTGCCCTTCGCCCGGCTATGACCGGCATTTCGCCATCCTCGAGGAATTCAACATCAAGATGCTGCCCGTCGCAATGACAGGGCGCGGACCGGACATGGACGCCGTCGAGGCGCTCGTCGCTGATCCTTCCGTAAAGGGTGTGTGGTGCGTGCCGAAATATTCCAATCCGACCGGCGAGATATATTCTGACGAGACTGTCCGCAGGCTCGCCGCGATGCGGACGCGCGCGCCGGATTTTCGGCTATTCTGGGACGATGCCTATAGCGTCCATCATCTGACCGAGCGCCGCAACGCCATCGCGAATATTTTCGACGAATGCGACCGCGCCGGCAACCCGGACCGCGTCCTCCTGTTCGCCTCGACCTCGAAAATCACCCTCGCCGGGGCGGGATTGGCCTTGTTCGCCTCATCCGCCGCCAATGTGCGTTGGTATCTCGCCAGAGCCGGGAAACGCTCGATCGGCCCCGACAAACTGAATCAGCTGCGCCATGTCCGCTTTTTGCGCGACGAAGCCGGCCTTCACCACCATATGAACGGCCATCGCGCCTTGCTGGCCCCGAAATTTGCCGCCGTCGTCGAAGCGCTGGAGCGCCATCTGGCTGATGCCGGCGTCGCGCGCTGGAGCTCGCCCGAAGGCGGCTATTTCGTTAGCGTCGAGGCGACGCCGGGCACAGCCAAGCGCGTCGTCGAACTCGCCAAAAATGCCGGGCTCGCCCTGACGCCGGCTGGCGCCACTTGGCCCCATAGCCAAGATCCGCAAGATAGCAACCTGCGGCTCGCGCCAACCTTCCCCTCCCTCGAAGACGTTCGCGCGGCCTCGGAAGGCATAGCGCTGTGCATCTTGCTGGCGGCAATCGAAATGCATGTCGCCCAGCACGCGAAATTGGCCATTGGAGCATGATGAACGCGATCCGAAGCGCGCCGCCGCCTGCAAACCGAGATCTTGGAATCGTCGCATCATGACAGAATCCGCCGCTGTCGACCTCGCAGATAAGCCGCAAAAAAAGGCATCGCCTCGCGCCTTGTTGCCGCTTCTTCCTTATGTGCTGCGCTATCGGTCGCGCATCGTCGGAGCCCTGCTTGCAGTGATAGCGGCGGCTGCGGCGACTTTGGCCGTGCCGCTGGCGATCCGGCGAATGATCGATTTCGGCTTCACGCAGGAGAGCGCCGGCCTCATCAACACTTATTTCTTCGGCCTCGTCGGCGTCGCCGCCATTCTTGCCGTCGCGTCCGGCGCGCGGTTCTACTTCGTGACGACCTTGGGCGAGCGATTCGTCGCAGATCTCCGCTCGGACGTTTTCAAACAC
It contains:
- a CDS encoding aminotransferase class I/II-fold pyridoxal phosphate-dependent enzyme, giving the protein MSLIAELSGAELESRRREVQAKYDAFRGRGFKLDMTRGKPAADQLDLANGMLALPGNGDYFSAAGEDGRNYGNLQGLAEARALFSPILGAPPEQIVVGDNSSLALMHDCVVYALLKGVPGSKRPWSKEEQVAFICPSPGYDRHFAILEEFNIKMLPVAMTGRGPDMDAVEALVADPSVKGVWCVPKYSNPTGEIYSDETVRRLAAMRTRAPDFRLFWDDAYSVHHLTERRNAIANIFDECDRAGNPDRVLLFASTSKITLAGAGLALFASSAANVRWYLARAGKRSIGPDKLNQLRHVRFLRDEAGLHHHMNGHRALLAPKFAAVVEALERHLADAGVARWSSPEGGYFVSVEATPGTAKRVVELAKNAGLALTPAGATWPHSQDPQDSNLRLAPTFPSLEDVRAASEGIALCILLAAIEMHVAQHAKLAIGA
- the hpnE gene encoding hydroxysqualene dehydroxylase HpnE, which gives rise to MTKPVVHVIGAGLAGLAAAARLADGSRTIVVYEAARQAGGRCRSYFDATLGMVIDNGNHLLLSGNREALEFLRMTGGARALASAAEADFAFVDLAAKKNWRVRPNAGPLPWWIFARDRRVPDTGWWDYLALFGLLLPGPDKRIDTAMACKGALYERLWRPFLLAALNTEPGEGSSHLAAAVVHETLARGGDACRPIIAHGLSAAFIEPAIAYLSMRGADVRLDHRLRKIEFVGERAAALDFGDASAQLGPADQVILAVPPQIAQDLVPDLEAPQNFRAIVNAHFKIAPPRDLPPILGVVNGTIEWVFAFQDRLSVTISGADRLLDIAREELAMRIWAEVAEATHIDKPLPPWQIIKEKRATFAATPEENRRRPKARTNMANLTLAGDWTATGLPATIEGAIRSGNRAAEVVAQLL
- the hpnD gene encoding presqualene diphosphate synthase HpnD, encoding MTSGAVQAGCAAAAAHSRGSSFYAAMRILPRPRREGMFEIYSFCRAVDDIADDGGPLAPRKAALAQWRRDIDALYAGSPPPHLPAGLVAAVAAFDLQREDFLAVIDGMEMDVDADIRAPDLATLDLYCDRVASAVGRLSVRVFGVPRKEGEALAHHLGRAFQLTNILRDLDEDAAIGRLYLPREALIGAGIHETSPQAALAHPALAEACAPVIARAENHFREARAIMARCSRQSVRAPIIMTEAYQPILARLRERGFAPPRVRIRTPKHRILLAVLRYGLM
- the hpnC gene encoding squalene synthase HpnC, producing MSELEVEQSKTHTQENFPVASMLIAPQYRAAILAYYRFVRGADDVVDNGALTSSQKLAGLDAFEAALLGRSDEIAAARPLRAILAEKNLSPRHALDVLRAFRKDAVKNRYASWDELMEYCAYSAAPVGRFVLDVHGESEATWPASDALCSALQVINHLQDCAADYRNLDRVYIPQDALDAQGIGVEALTAKKASPELRACINGLVAKTDALIDVGVGLPGGVRDFRLRLETAVIARLARRLNQLLGQRDPLSEKVHLGKPAFIGWTCVGVLSGLATVARRKAPAAIKQAGGA
- the hpnA gene encoding hopanoid-associated sugar epimerase; protein product: MAGDKVLVTGASGFVGSAVTHALVRSGYSVRTLLRPTARRINLADLDVEVVEGDMCEPESVAVAMAGVRFLFHVAADYRLWARYPQEILRNNREGTRILMQAALSKGVERIVYTSSVATIACPSGVVPADETMRLPESRAIGAYKHSKIVAEQIVVDMIARDRLPAVIVHPSTPIGPRDVKPTPTGRIIVEAALGRIPGYVDTGLNLVHVDDVAGGHLAALRKGKLGEHYILGGQDVSLAGMLGDIAELCGRKPPRIRFPRQLLYPFALAAEAAAHLTQREPFVTVDGLRMSKHRMFFSSAKAERELGYVARPYREALQDALAWFSKNGHLQ